A stretch of Lysobacter sp. K5869 DNA encodes these proteins:
- a CDS encoding DUF192 domain-containing protein — translation MSKTSVVVVACLLALAGCAAGQGESWVEVGGQRFQVEVAKTQEQRSRGLMFRDEMAADRGMVFVHDSEDLQAYWMKNTKIPLDILYFDSKRRLVSQQRNVPPCSAGDRCPPYPSEAPAKYVLELNAGEAERLKLENGAEMKFGPGIQ, via the coding sequence ATGTCGAAGACGTCCGTTGTAGTCGTTGCTTGCTTGTTGGCCCTGGCCGGCTGCGCCGCGGGCCAGGGCGAAAGCTGGGTCGAAGTCGGCGGCCAGCGCTTCCAGGTGGAAGTGGCCAAAACCCAGGAGCAGCGCTCGCGCGGGTTGATGTTCCGCGACGAGATGGCCGCGGACCGCGGCATGGTGTTCGTGCACGACAGCGAAGACCTGCAGGCCTATTGGATGAAGAACACCAAGATCCCGCTGGACATCCTGTATTTCGATTCCAAGCGGCGGCTGGTGTCGCAGCAGCGCAACGTGCCGCCGTGTTCGGCCGGCGACCGCTGCCCGCCTTATCCCAGCGAGGCGCCGGCGAAGTACGTGCTGGAGCTCAACGCCGGCGAGGCGGAGCGGTTGAAGCTGGAGAACGGCGCCGAGATGAAGTTCGGGCCGGGGATCCAATAA
- the thiE gene encoding thiamine phosphate synthase, giving the protein MKPSWPRRGLYAITPDEADTARLLARTATVLDAGAAWLQYRNKDADAALRREQALALLPLCRARAVPLIVNDDWRLAAQIGADGAHLGEDDGELAAARAALGAEAILGASCYADIALARSAAAQGASYVAFGAFFPSPTKPNARRAAPELLAQAAELGLPRVAIGGITPDNARNLVRAGADLLAVISGVFDAPDPAAAARAYLSCFEDRTDD; this is encoded by the coding sequence ATGAAACCCTCCTGGCCGCGGCGCGGCCTGTACGCGATCACGCCCGACGAGGCCGACACCGCGCGGCTGCTGGCGCGCACGGCGACCGTGCTCGACGCCGGCGCGGCCTGGCTGCAGTACCGCAACAAGGACGCCGACGCCGCGCTGCGTCGGGAGCAAGCGCTGGCGCTGCTGCCGCTGTGCCGCGCCCGCGCGGTGCCGCTGATCGTCAACGACGACTGGCGTCTGGCCGCGCAAATCGGCGCCGACGGCGCGCATCTGGGCGAGGACGACGGCGAACTCGCAGCCGCGCGCGCGGCGCTGGGCGCCGAGGCGATCCTCGGCGCGTCGTGCTACGCCGACATCGCCCTGGCCCGCTCGGCCGCCGCGCAAGGCGCCAGTTATGTCGCCTTCGGCGCGTTTTTCCCTTCGCCGACCAAGCCCAACGCGCGCCGCGCCGCGCCGGAATTGCTCGCTCAGGCCGCCGAACTGGGCTTGCCGCGGGTGGCGATCGGCGGCATCACCCCGGACAATGCGCGCAACCTCGTGCGCGCCGGCGCGGATTTGCTGGCGGTGATCAGCGGCGTGTTCGACGCGCCCGATCCGGCCGCCGCCGCGCGCGCCTACCTTTCCTGCTTCGAAGACCGAACCGATGACTAA
- a CDS encoding rubredoxin has protein sequence MSEIAATTAYRTWMCVVCGFIYDEAQGLPDEGLAPGTRWADVPDTWTCPDCGVTKDDFEMMEV, from the coding sequence ATGTCCGAGATCGCCGCGACCACCGCCTACCGCACCTGGATGTGCGTCGTGTGCGGCTTCATCTACGACGAGGCCCAAGGCCTGCCGGACGAAGGGCTGGCGCCGGGCACCCGCTGGGCGGACGTCCCCGACACCTGGACCTGCCCCGACTGCGGGGTGACCAAGGACGACTTCGAGATGATGGAAGTCTGA